A portion of the Lolium rigidum isolate FL_2022 chromosome 1, APGP_CSIRO_Lrig_0.1, whole genome shotgun sequence genome contains these proteins:
- the LOC124682542 gene encoding 2-hydroxy-palmitic acid dioxygenase MPO1-like, with protein sequence MEVKRMPRGVLDLEAQFAFFRSQHRHPVNAAAHALLAGPILFTNLLILHFLPLPSPLDPALALSLAYAAAYLLVDRRAGALAALLFLAAWAASRTLAARLGFALSWKVVLATQLFCWTWQFLGHGLFEKKGPTVSELPEVFLMEPFLILLQILNKLFGYEPYPGFSKNVDRKMAADLRESRELEQRKIS encoded by the exons ATGGAGGTCAAGAGGATGCCGCGCGGCGTCCTGGACCTGGAGGCGCAATTCGCCTTCTTCCGGTCGCAGCACCGCCACCCGGTAAACGCCGCCGCGCACGCGCTGCTCGCCGGCCCCATCCTCTTCACCAACCTCCTCATCCTGCACTTCCTGCCCCTGCCTTCCCCGCTCGACCCGGCCCTCGCCCTCTCCCTCGCCTACGCCGCCGCCTACCTCCTCGTCGACCGCCGCGCCGGGGCCCTCGCCGCGCTACTCTTCCTCGCCGCCTGGGCCGCCAGCCGCACCCTCGCCGCCCGCCTCGGCTTCGCGCTCTCCTGGAAGGTCGTGCTGGCCACGCAGCTCTTCTGCTGGACCTGGCAGTTCCTCGGCCATGGCCTCTTCGAG AAGAAAGGGCCAACGGTGAGCGAACTTCCTGAGGTGTTCTTGATGGAGCCATTCCTCATCTTGCTGCAG ATACTGAACAAGCTGTTTGGCTATGAGCCATACCCTGGATTCAGCAAGAACGTGGACAGGAAGATGGCCGCCGATCTCAGGGAGAGTAGAGAACTCGAGCAGAGGAAGATCAGCTGA
- the LOC124682543 gene encoding transcription factor MYB16-like: MGRSPCCDKIGLKKGPWTPEEDEKLLAHIEEHGHGSWRALPSKAGLQRCGKSCRLRWTNYLRPDIKRGKFSLQEEQTIIQLHALLGNRWSAIATHLSRRTDNEIKNYWNTHLKKRLAKMGIDPVTHKATNGALIGTEDVKSAKAAASLSHMAQWESARLEAEGRLARESKMRTATPTSVHVQPTNPPDSTASQRLGMLHAWRGAKLDLESPTSTLTFIGSNSTMVPTKETTSLGMSESNSTMWNQRSDELEGEENEWKFISKQQVQGLEGKERGGEIIGCAEPWFPGMVSVAAGFTDMLLDGSSVHDTSECWGESSNGQAEHSSQVSGDGECSNYWSGILGMVNSELPSQPPTLL; encoded by the exons ATGGGGCGATCACCATGCTGTGACAAGATCGGCCTAAAGAAAGGTCCATGGACGCCGGAGGAGGACGAGAAGCTTCTTGCTCACATCGAGGAGCACGGACATGGGAGCTGGCGTGCATTGCCCTCCAAGGCCG gTTTGCAGAGGTGCGGCAAGAGTTGCAGATTGAGATGGACCAACTACCTTAGGCCGGACATCAAGAGGGGCAAGTTCAGCTTGCAGGAAGAACAGACCATCATCCAGCTTCATGCTCTTCTTGGTAACAG GTGGTCTGCAATTGCAACACATCTATCGAGGCGCACTGACAACGAGATCAAGAACTATTGGAACACCCACCTCAAGAAGAGACTGGCCAAGATGGGGATCGACCCTGTCACCCACAAAGCCACCAATGGAGCTCTCATAGGCACCGAAGACGTCAAATCAGCCAAGGCTGCAGCTAGCCTCAGCCACATGGCCCAATGGGAGAGCGCCCGCCTTGAGGCTGAGGGGCGCCTAGCTCGAGAATCGAAGATGCGCACAGCTACACCAACTTCAGTCCATGTGCAACCAACGAACCCGCCTGACTCAACTGCTTCCCAACGCCTCGGCATGTTGCATGCATGGCGGGGTGCAAAGCTAGACTTGGAGTCACCTACCTCTACACTGACGTTCATAGGTAGTAACAGTACCATGGTGCCAACCAAAGAGACCACCAGCCTAGGAATGTCTGAAAGCAACTCCACGATGTGGAACCAGAGAAGTGATGAGCTGGAGGGCGAAGAAAACGAGTGGAAGTTCATCAGCAAGCAGCAAGTGCAAGGACTGGAAGGCAAGGAGAGGGGAGGAGAAATCATTGGCTGTGCGGAGCCATGGTTCCCAGGGATGGTCAGTGTCGCAGCTGGCTTCACAGACATGCTGCTTGATGGATCCAGCGTGCATGATACATCAGAATGCTGGGGTGAGTCCAGCAATGGCCAAGCAGAGCACAGCAGCCAAGTCTCCGGAGATGGAGAGTGCAGCAACTACTGGAGCGGAATCCTCGGCATGGTGAACTCAGAGTTGCCATCCCAACCACCAACATTGCTCTAG